In a single window of the Elaeis guineensis isolate ETL-2024a chromosome 4, EG11, whole genome shotgun sequence genome:
- the LOC105044122 gene encoding transcription initiation factor IIB isoform X3, giving the protein MADAFCPDCKRSTEVVFDHSAGDTVCSECGLVLEAHAIDETSEWRTFANESADNDPVRVGGPSNPLLTDGGLSTVISKPNGAQGDFLSSSLGRWQNRGSNPDRSLILAFRTIANMADRLGLVATIKDRANEIYKKVEDLKSIRGRNQDAILAACLYIACRQEDRPRTVKEICSVANGATKKEIGRAKEYIVKQLEVEMGQSMEMGTIHAGDFLEESYINCSSCHIHDNSAFRGEETSKRYLIGYRSGRRHYKEFIQRSLSLCFEDHSSLICQGGRSQESLQPIVHN; this is encoded by the exons atggcGGACGCATTCTGCCCGGACTGCAAGCGGAGCACCGAGGTGGTGTTCGACCACTCGGCGGGGGACACGGTGTGCTCGGAGTGCGGCCTGGTGCTGGAGGCCCACGCCATCGACGAGACCTCTGAATGGCGGACCTTCGCCAACGAGTCCGCCGACAACGACCCCGTCCGTGTCGGCGGTCCCTCCAACCCGCTTCTCACCGACGGCGGCCTCTCTACAGTCATCTCCAAGCCCAACGGCGCCCAGGGTGACTTCCTCTCGTCCTCCCTCGGCCGCTGGCAGAACCGCGGATCCAACCCCGACCGCTCCCTCATTCTTGCTTTCCGCACCATTGCCAACATGGCCGACAG GTTGGGACTTGTAGCCACTATCAAG GATAGAGCTAATGAGATATATAAGAAAGTGGAAGACCTGAAGTCCATTAGAGGACGAAATCAAGATGCAATTTTGGCTGCTTGTCTATATATTGCTTGTCGTCAAGAAGACAGACCTCGAACTGTAAAGG AAATCTGTTCTGTTGCCAATGGAGCTACAAAAAAGGAAATTGGCCGGGCAAAAGAGTACATTGTAAAGCAGCTTGAAGTTGAGATGGGTCAATCAATGGAAATGGGCACTATCCATGCAGGAGATTTCCTG GAGGAGTCCTATATCAATTGCAGCAGCTGTCATATACATGATAACTCAGCTTTCAGAGGCGAAGAAACCTCTAAGAG ATATCTCATTGGCTACAGGAGTGGCAGAAGGCACTATAAGGAATTCATACAAAGATCTTTATCCCTATGCTTCGAGGATCATTCCAGCCTCATTTGCCAAGGAGGAAGATCTCAAGAATCTCTGCAGCCCATAGTTCATAATTAA
- the LOC105044122 gene encoding transcription initiation factor IIB isoform X1, whose product MADAFCPDCKRSTEVVFDHSAGDTVCSECGLVLEAHAIDETSEWRTFANESADNDPVRVGGPSNPLLTDGGLSTVISKPNGAQGDFLSSSLGRWQNRGSNPDRSLILAFRTIANMADRLGLVATIKDRANEIYKKVEDLKSIRGRNQDAILAACLYIACRQEDRPRTVKEICSVANGATKKEIGRAKEYIVKQLEVEMGQSMEMGTIHAGDFLRRFCSHLGMSNQAVKAAQEAVQKSEELDIRRSPISIAAAVIYMITQLSEAKKPLRGLETIYLIGYRSGRRHYKEFIQRSLSLCFEDHSSLICQGGRSQESLQPIVHN is encoded by the exons atggcGGACGCATTCTGCCCGGACTGCAAGCGGAGCACCGAGGTGGTGTTCGACCACTCGGCGGGGGACACGGTGTGCTCGGAGTGCGGCCTGGTGCTGGAGGCCCACGCCATCGACGAGACCTCTGAATGGCGGACCTTCGCCAACGAGTCCGCCGACAACGACCCCGTCCGTGTCGGCGGTCCCTCCAACCCGCTTCTCACCGACGGCGGCCTCTCTACAGTCATCTCCAAGCCCAACGGCGCCCAGGGTGACTTCCTCTCGTCCTCCCTCGGCCGCTGGCAGAACCGCGGATCCAACCCCGACCGCTCCCTCATTCTTGCTTTCCGCACCATTGCCAACATGGCCGACAG GTTGGGACTTGTAGCCACTATCAAG GATAGAGCTAATGAGATATATAAGAAAGTGGAAGACCTGAAGTCCATTAGAGGACGAAATCAAGATGCAATTTTGGCTGCTTGTCTATATATTGCTTGTCGTCAAGAAGACAGACCTCGAACTGTAAAGG AAATCTGTTCTGTTGCCAATGGAGCTACAAAAAAGGAAATTGGCCGGGCAAAAGAGTACATTGTAAAGCAGCTTGAAGTTGAGATGGGTCAATCAATGGAAATGGGCACTATCCATGCAGGAGATTTCCTG CGGCGTTTTTGTTCACATCTTGGCATGTCAAATCAGGCAGTCAAGGCTGCTCAAGAAGCAGTCCAGAAGTCAGAAGAGCTTGATATAAG GAGGAGTCCTATATCAATTGCAGCAGCTGTCATATACATGATAACTCAGCTTTCAGAGGCGAAGAAACCTCTAAGAGGTTTAGAAACCAT ATATCTCATTGGCTACAGGAGTGGCAGAAGGCACTATAAGGAATTCATACAAAGATCTTTATCCCTATGCTTCGAGGATCATTCCAGCCTCATTTGCCAAGGAGGAAGATCTCAAGAATCTCTGCAGCCCATAGTTCATAATTAA
- the LOC105044122 gene encoding transcription initiation factor IIB isoform X4, with translation MADAFCPDCKRSTEVVFDHSAGDTVCSECGLVLEAHAIDETSEWRTFANESADNDPVRVGGPSNPLLTDGGLSTVISKPNGAQGDFLSSSLGRWQNRGSNPDRSLILAFRTIANMADRLGLVATIKDRANEIYKKVEDLKSIRGRNQDAILAACLYIACRQEDRPRTVKEICSVANGATKKEIGRAKEYIVKQLEVEMGQSMEMGTIHAGDFLEESYINCSSCHIHDNSAFRGEETSKRFRNHISHWLQEWQKAL, from the exons atggcGGACGCATTCTGCCCGGACTGCAAGCGGAGCACCGAGGTGGTGTTCGACCACTCGGCGGGGGACACGGTGTGCTCGGAGTGCGGCCTGGTGCTGGAGGCCCACGCCATCGACGAGACCTCTGAATGGCGGACCTTCGCCAACGAGTCCGCCGACAACGACCCCGTCCGTGTCGGCGGTCCCTCCAACCCGCTTCTCACCGACGGCGGCCTCTCTACAGTCATCTCCAAGCCCAACGGCGCCCAGGGTGACTTCCTCTCGTCCTCCCTCGGCCGCTGGCAGAACCGCGGATCCAACCCCGACCGCTCCCTCATTCTTGCTTTCCGCACCATTGCCAACATGGCCGACAG GTTGGGACTTGTAGCCACTATCAAG GATAGAGCTAATGAGATATATAAGAAAGTGGAAGACCTGAAGTCCATTAGAGGACGAAATCAAGATGCAATTTTGGCTGCTTGTCTATATATTGCTTGTCGTCAAGAAGACAGACCTCGAACTGTAAAGG AAATCTGTTCTGTTGCCAATGGAGCTACAAAAAAGGAAATTGGCCGGGCAAAAGAGTACATTGTAAAGCAGCTTGAAGTTGAGATGGGTCAATCAATGGAAATGGGCACTATCCATGCAGGAGATTTCCTG GAGGAGTCCTATATCAATTGCAGCAGCTGTCATATACATGATAACTCAGCTTTCAGAGGCGAAGAAACCTCTAAGAGGTTTAGAAACCAT ATATCTCATTGGCTACAGGAGTGGCAGAAGGCACTATAA
- the LOC105044122 gene encoding transcription initiation factor IIB isoform X2 — MADAFCPDCKRSTEVVFDHSAGDTVCSECGLVLEAHAIDETSEWRTFANESADNDPVRVGGPSNPLLTDGGLSTVISKPNGAQGDFLSSSLGRWQNRGSNPDRSLILAFRTIANMADRLGLVATIKDRANEIYKKVEDLKSIRGRNQDAILAACLYIACRQEDRPRTVKEICSVANGATKKEIGRAKEYIVKQLEVEMGQSMEMGTIHAGDFLRRFCSHLGMSNQAVKAAQEAVQKSEELDIRRSPISIAAAVIYMITQLSEAKKPLRDISLATGVAEGTIRNSYKDLYPYASRIIPASFAKEEDLKNLCSP, encoded by the exons atggcGGACGCATTCTGCCCGGACTGCAAGCGGAGCACCGAGGTGGTGTTCGACCACTCGGCGGGGGACACGGTGTGCTCGGAGTGCGGCCTGGTGCTGGAGGCCCACGCCATCGACGAGACCTCTGAATGGCGGACCTTCGCCAACGAGTCCGCCGACAACGACCCCGTCCGTGTCGGCGGTCCCTCCAACCCGCTTCTCACCGACGGCGGCCTCTCTACAGTCATCTCCAAGCCCAACGGCGCCCAGGGTGACTTCCTCTCGTCCTCCCTCGGCCGCTGGCAGAACCGCGGATCCAACCCCGACCGCTCCCTCATTCTTGCTTTCCGCACCATTGCCAACATGGCCGACAG GTTGGGACTTGTAGCCACTATCAAG GATAGAGCTAATGAGATATATAAGAAAGTGGAAGACCTGAAGTCCATTAGAGGACGAAATCAAGATGCAATTTTGGCTGCTTGTCTATATATTGCTTGTCGTCAAGAAGACAGACCTCGAACTGTAAAGG AAATCTGTTCTGTTGCCAATGGAGCTACAAAAAAGGAAATTGGCCGGGCAAAAGAGTACATTGTAAAGCAGCTTGAAGTTGAGATGGGTCAATCAATGGAAATGGGCACTATCCATGCAGGAGATTTCCTG CGGCGTTTTTGTTCACATCTTGGCATGTCAAATCAGGCAGTCAAGGCTGCTCAAGAAGCAGTCCAGAAGTCAGAAGAGCTTGATATAAG GAGGAGTCCTATATCAATTGCAGCAGCTGTCATATACATGATAACTCAGCTTTCAGAGGCGAAGAAACCTCTAAGAG ATATCTCATTGGCTACAGGAGTGGCAGAAGGCACTATAAGGAATTCATACAAAGATCTTTATCCCTATGCTTCGAGGATCATTCCAGCCTCATTTGCCAAGGAGGAAGATCTCAAGAATCTCTGCAGCCCATAG